Proteins encoded by one window of Dietzia sp. B32:
- a CDS encoding metal-sulfur cluster assembly factor has translation MTPANDPSVDESASTEENATPAGTVYNGEFRPDPNRPEQSEEDLALVADLEEAMRDVVDPELGINVVDLGLVYDIWVRPGETEGSTIARVDMTLTSAACPLTDVIEDQARSATIGADLVNDLELNWVWMPPWGPQMITDDGREQLRAIGFTV, from the coding sequence ATGACCCCTGCCAACGATCCGTCGGTCGACGAGTCCGCGTCGACGGAGGAGAACGCCACACCGGCGGGCACCGTCTACAACGGCGAGTTCCGCCCCGACCCCAACCGGCCGGAGCAGTCCGAGGAGGACCTGGCCCTGGTCGCCGATCTCGAGGAGGCCATGCGCGACGTGGTCGACCCCGAGCTCGGGATCAACGTGGTCGACCTCGGACTGGTCTACGACATCTGGGTTCGCCCGGGCGAGACCGAGGGCTCGACGATCGCCCGCGTCGACATGACGCTGACCTCCGCCGCCTGCCCCCTCACCGACGTCATCGAGGACCAGGCCCGCAGCGCGACGATCGGAGCCGACCTCGTCAACGATCTCGAGCTCAACTGGGTCTGGATGCCGCCGTGGGGTCCGCAGATGATCACCGACGACGGCCGCGAGCAGCTCCGCGCCATCGGCTTCACGGTGTAG
- a CDS encoding TetR/AcrR family transcriptional regulator, with protein sequence MPRVSQDHMDARRHQILSGARECFAEYGFEGATVRRLEEATGLSRGAIFHHFDDKDALFLALAHDDAAAMAATVAAQGLVQVMREILADPQEFSWLGTRLEIARRIRTDPEFRERWTDRQAEVDAAVVARLREQKASGRMRTDIPADVLRVYLDIVLDGLITHLATGRGTEHVSEMLDLVEASLRTGQG encoded by the coding sequence ATGCCCAGGGTCAGTCAGGACCACATGGACGCCCGGAGACACCAGATCCTGTCCGGCGCGCGCGAGTGCTTCGCGGAGTACGGGTTCGAGGGTGCCACCGTGCGTCGCCTGGAGGAGGCCACCGGGCTGAGCCGGGGCGCCATCTTCCACCACTTCGACGACAAGGACGCGCTCTTCCTCGCACTGGCCCACGACGACGCCGCGGCAATGGCCGCCACCGTGGCCGCGCAGGGTCTGGTGCAGGTGATGAGGGAGATCCTCGCCGACCCCCAGGAGTTCTCGTGGCTCGGTACGCGGCTCGAGATCGCCCGGCGGATCAGGACCGACCCGGAGTTCCGGGAGCGGTGGACGGACCGTCAGGCGGAGGTCGATGCCGCGGTCGTCGCGCGACTCCGGGAGCAGAAGGCCTCCGGACGGATGCGCACGGATATCCCCGCGGACGTGCTGCGTGTCTACCTCGACATCGTGCTCGACGGCCTCATCACACACCTGGCCACCGGGCGCGGCACCGAGCACGTGAGCGAGATGCTGGATCTCGTCGAGGCGTCCCTGCGGACCGGTCAGGGGTGA
- a CDS encoding lycopene cyclase family protein produces the protein MNATGGGLYDVAVVGLGPAGRALASRCAATGLTVLALDPDPAAPWRQTLSVWADQIPPWLRHEACGVDVLAHTVPDAALYAPDRALLHREYAVLDNEALRRALPLGPGVTVEHAEVDDDAVRALTARAHRVVDCRGAGGRRNRGPLQTAYGIVVDAADAVPALGGENALFMDWRTDYVRDRDDDDDEAGPSFLYAIPVGPDRVLLEETCLAGLPAPDPAVLASRLRSRLAGRGVAAEAIASPLSVERVRIPLLPRPGVPEDPLVEAFGTAGGHGHAATGYSVAAMLAAVPGAVHAIEAGYPLPAPRSPLSTALHGVGLRALLRADDRTLRALFNAFGRLDGRRQRWFLDAASPSYQVAAAMWGMWVSMPARAKAGMVAAVLRPSARSSVGAPATTSGDARTVPVEGQ, from the coding sequence ATGAATGCTACGGGTGGCGGACTCTACGACGTCGCAGTCGTCGGGCTCGGGCCCGCCGGCCGCGCGCTCGCCTCCCGCTGTGCCGCAACCGGTCTCACCGTGCTCGCGCTCGACCCGGACCCGGCTGCGCCGTGGCGCCAGACGTTGTCGGTGTGGGCCGACCAGATCCCTCCGTGGCTCCGGCACGAGGCGTGCGGGGTGGACGTGCTCGCGCACACCGTGCCGGACGCGGCCCTGTACGCGCCCGACAGGGCCCTGTTGCACCGTGAGTACGCCGTGCTGGACAACGAGGCACTGCGCCGCGCGCTGCCGCTCGGTCCCGGGGTGACCGTCGAACACGCGGAGGTCGACGACGATGCGGTGCGTGCCCTGACCGCCCGCGCGCACCGGGTGGTGGACTGCCGCGGCGCCGGGGGCCGGCGGAACCGGGGCCCCCTGCAGACGGCCTACGGGATCGTCGTGGACGCGGCGGACGCGGTGCCGGCGCTGGGCGGGGAGAACGCCCTGTTCATGGACTGGCGGACCGACTACGTCCGCGACCGGGACGACGACGACGACGAGGCCGGCCCCAGCTTCCTGTACGCGATCCCCGTGGGGCCGGACCGGGTCCTTCTGGAGGAGACGTGTCTGGCGGGACTGCCCGCTCCGGATCCCGCCGTCCTGGCGAGCCGGCTCCGCTCGAGACTGGCGGGCCGGGGGGTGGCCGCCGAGGCGATCGCGTCGCCGCTGTCCGTCGAGCGGGTTCGGATCCCGCTCCTGCCGCGCCCCGGGGTGCCGGAGGACCCGCTGGTCGAGGCGTTCGGCACCGCCGGGGGACACGGGCACGCGGCGACGGGGTACTCGGTGGCAGCGATGCTCGCGGCCGTGCCGGGGGCGGTGCACGCGATCGAGGCGGGGTACCCGTTGCCCGCTCCGCGGTCGCCGCTGAGCACGGCCCTCCACGGCGTGGGACTGCGTGCTCTGCTGCGGGCCGATGACCGGACGCTCCGGGCGCTGTTCAACGCCTTCGGCAGGCTCGACGGTCGCCGTCAGCGCTGGTTCCTCGACGCCGCGAGCCCGTCTTACCAGGTGGCCGCCGCGATGTGGGGCATGTGGGTCTCCATGCCCGCGCGCGCCAAGGCCGGGATGGTCGCGGCGGTGCTGCGTCCGTCGGCGCGCTCGTCGGTGGGTGCGCCGGCGACCACGTCAGGCGACGCGCGGACGGTACCCGTCGAAGGACAGTGA
- a CDS encoding ABC-F family ATP-binding cassette domain-containing protein: protein MITIDDLEVRAGVRTLLHMDGSSLRVQPGDRIGLVGRNGAGKTTTMRILAGEGEPYAGKVIRTGDLGYLPQDPREGNMDQLARSRVLSARGLDVIMADMTAAQEQMVDAPDDKAMDKAVRRYGRLEDEFSARGGYEAESEAARICASLGLEDRILTQHLGTLSGGQRRRVELARILFAASDGAGKSQTMLLLDEPTNHLDADSITWLRQFLEKHEGGLIIISHDVELLEAVVNKVWFLDAVRGEIDAYNMGWQKYLDARATDEARRRRERANAEKKAGALKMQAAKLGAKATKAAAAKQMIRRAETMMNELDEVRVSDKVAHIKFPTPAPCGKTPMFAKGLTKMYGSLEVFAGVDLAIDKGSRVVVLGYNGAGKTTLLKLLAGVERTDGEGGVVSGHGLKVGYFAQEHDTLDMDASVWENIRHAAPDAGEQELRSLLGAFMFTGPQLEQPAGTLSGGERTRLALAGLVSSAANVLLLDEPTNNLDPISREQVLDALRTYEGAVVLVTHDPGAVEALEPERVIILPDGTEDLWNQEYMEIVELA from the coding sequence GTGATCACCATCGACGACCTCGAGGTGCGCGCCGGCGTGCGCACCCTGCTCCACATGGACGGGTCCTCGCTGCGGGTCCAGCCCGGCGACCGGATCGGCCTGGTGGGACGGAACGGCGCGGGTAAGACGACGACGATGAGGATCCTCGCCGGCGAAGGTGAGCCCTACGCCGGGAAGGTCATCCGGACAGGGGACCTGGGTTATCTGCCGCAGGACCCCCGTGAGGGCAACATGGACCAGCTCGCGCGCAGCCGGGTCCTCTCGGCCCGCGGACTGGACGTGATCATGGCCGACATGACCGCCGCCCAGGAGCAGATGGTCGACGCCCCGGACGACAAGGCCATGGACAAGGCCGTGCGCCGGTACGGCCGGCTCGAGGACGAGTTCTCCGCCCGCGGCGGGTACGAGGCCGAGAGCGAAGCGGCGCGGATCTGCGCGAGCCTCGGGCTCGAGGACCGGATCCTCACCCAGCATCTGGGCACCCTGTCCGGCGGGCAGCGTCGGCGCGTGGAGCTGGCGCGGATCCTGTTCGCCGCCTCCGACGGGGCCGGCAAGTCGCAGACCATGCTCCTGCTCGACGAGCCCACCAACCACCTCGACGCCGACTCCATCACCTGGCTGCGCCAGTTCCTGGAGAAGCACGAGGGCGGCCTGATCATCATCTCCCACGATGTCGAGCTGCTCGAGGCCGTAGTGAACAAGGTGTGGTTCCTCGACGCCGTGCGCGGGGAGATCGACGCCTACAACATGGGGTGGCAGAAGTACCTCGACGCGCGCGCCACCGACGAGGCACGCCGCCGCCGTGAGCGCGCGAACGCGGAGAAGAAGGCCGGCGCACTGAAGATGCAGGCCGCCAAGCTGGGCGCCAAGGCCACCAAGGCCGCCGCCGCCAAGCAGATGATCCGCCGCGCGGAGACCATGATGAACGAGCTCGACGAGGTGCGCGTGTCGGACAAGGTCGCGCACATCAAGTTCCCCACGCCGGCGCCGTGTGGCAAGACCCCGATGTTCGCCAAGGGGTTGACCAAGATGTACGGCTCGCTCGAGGTGTTCGCCGGGGTCGACCTGGCGATCGACAAGGGCAGCCGCGTGGTCGTGCTGGGTTACAACGGCGCCGGCAAGACCACTCTGCTCAAACTGCTCGCCGGGGTGGAGCGCACCGACGGCGAGGGCGGGGTCGTCTCCGGCCACGGGCTCAAGGTCGGCTACTTCGCCCAGGAGCACGACACTCTCGACATGGACGCCAGCGTGTGGGAGAACATCCGCCACGCCGCGCCGGACGCGGGGGAGCAGGAGCTGCGCAGCCTGCTGGGGGCGTTCATGTTCACCGGCCCGCAGCTCGAGCAGCCCGCCGGCACGCTGTCCGGTGGTGAGCGCACGCGTCTGGCGCTGGCCGGGCTGGTGTCCTCGGCCGCCAACGTGCTGCTGCTCGACGAGCCCACCAACAACCTCGACCCGATCTCGCGAGAGCAGGTGCTCGACGCTCTACGCACCTACGAGGGTGCGGTCGTCCTGGTCACCCACGACCCGGGCGCTGTCGAGGCGCTCGAGCCGGAGCGGGTCATCATCCTGCCGGACGGCACGGAGGACCTGTGGAACCAGGAATACATGGAGATCGTCGAACTCGCGTAA
- the sufU gene encoding Fe-S cluster assembly sulfur transfer protein SufU, with protein MKLEQMYQEVILDHYRRPQHSGLREPFGAEVHHVNPTCGDELTLRLRLSDDLATVEDVSYDAQGCSISQASTSMMADLLVGRPVTESLEVLDAFQAMISSRGQDAGDEELLDDAVALAGVSRYPARVKCALLGWMAFKDALGRQTEHHQE; from the coding sequence GTGAAGCTCGAGCAGATGTACCAGGAGGTCATCCTCGACCACTACCGCCGTCCGCAGCACAGCGGGCTGCGGGAGCCCTTCGGCGCCGAGGTGCACCACGTCAATCCCACCTGTGGCGACGAGCTGACACTGCGGTTGCGGTTGTCCGACGACCTCGCCACCGTGGAGGACGTGTCCTACGACGCCCAGGGTTGCTCGATCAGTCAGGCCTCCACGTCGATGATGGCCGACCTCCTGGTCGGCCGCCCGGTGACGGAGTCACTGGAGGTGCTCGACGCCTTCCAGGCGATGATCTCCTCCCGCGGGCAGGACGCCGGGGACGAGGAGCTACTCGACGACGCCGTGGCCCTGGCCGGGGTGTCCCGATACCCCGCGCGCGTCAAGTGCGCGCTGCTGGGCTGGATGGCGTTCAAGGACGCCCTCGGCCGACAGACCGAACACCATCAGGAGTGA
- a CDS encoding MFS transporter, with amino-acid sequence MTTTAATGGEPATGRTVTDRSTTAPVLASYAAGSLGTGAFGTLPGLVLAYYLTDSIGVAAAVATVLVLVPKVLDVLAYPLIGAISDRASHRSGYRTGLMLSGALALPLLFVATFSAPTGWSTSAAGVWVMGFFLLASIAYSCFQVPYLALPAELTDDAAARVTLLAWRVAVLAAAILLTGGGGPALRDAAGGGATGYVAMAVGVAALMLVGMLWSTFVAGCRTIMRADAPAGGLAHEYRDGLDALRVTRPFRLLVAVFCLQAVATAVMLAGGQYVATYVLGDETALTGLFLALVGPALLVMPLWTRLARARGKVPALAAATALFTVATLLLIPAGFSPGAWVHVPVAMAGVAYAGMQALPMSMLPDCTDLDRILGGRRRSGAMSGLWTASETGSMALGPVVVLALLAVGGFRSGGVSDQPGTAQWAIVLAFSLVPALLAGASLLLIRTLGRSYPRWTERS; translated from the coding sequence ATGACCACCACCGCGGCCACGGGCGGGGAGCCCGCCACGGGCCGGACAGTGACCGACCGGTCCACCACCGCCCCGGTCCTCGCCTCGTACGCGGCGGGCAGCCTCGGCACCGGCGCGTTCGGCACCCTGCCCGGGTTGGTGCTGGCGTACTACCTCACCGACTCGATCGGGGTGGCGGCCGCCGTCGCGACGGTGCTCGTTCTGGTGCCCAAGGTCCTCGACGTCCTGGCCTACCCGCTCATCGGCGCGATCTCGGACCGGGCGTCCCACCGCAGCGGCTATCGCACGGGCCTGATGCTGTCCGGGGCGCTGGCCCTGCCGCTGCTGTTCGTGGCGACCTTCTCGGCGCCGACCGGCTGGAGCACGAGCGCGGCCGGGGTGTGGGTGATGGGGTTCTTCCTTCTGGCCTCGATCGCCTACTCGTGCTTCCAGGTGCCCTACCTCGCGTTGCCGGCCGAACTCACCGATGACGCCGCCGCCCGCGTGACGCTCCTGGCCTGGCGGGTGGCTGTGCTCGCCGCGGCGATCCTGCTCACCGGGGGCGGCGGGCCGGCACTGCGTGACGCGGCCGGTGGCGGCGCGACCGGATACGTGGCGATGGCCGTCGGTGTGGCCGCACTGATGCTGGTGGGCATGCTGTGGTCGACGTTCGTGGCGGGCTGCCGCACGATCATGCGGGCAGACGCCCCAGCCGGTGGGCTGGCCCACGAATACCGCGACGGGCTCGACGCGTTGCGGGTCACCCGCCCGTTCCGGCTGCTGGTCGCGGTGTTCTGCCTGCAGGCCGTGGCGACGGCCGTGATGCTCGCGGGCGGCCAGTACGTGGCGACGTACGTTCTGGGCGACGAGACCGCCCTGACCGGGCTGTTCCTGGCCCTGGTCGGCCCGGCGTTGCTGGTGATGCCCCTGTGGACCCGACTCGCGCGCGCCCGCGGGAAGGTGCCGGCGCTGGCCGCGGCCACGGCGCTGTTCACGGTCGCGACCCTGCTGCTCATCCCGGCCGGCTTCTCCCCAGGCGCCTGGGTTCACGTGCCCGTGGCAATGGCGGGTGTCGCGTACGCGGGAATGCAGGCTCTACCGATGTCGATGCTGCCCGACTGCACTGACCTAGACCGCATTTTGGGGGGACGACGACGAAGTGGCGCGATGAGCGGCCTGTGGACGGCGTCGGAGACCGGCTCGATGGCCCTGGGCCCGGTCGTCGTGCTCGCCCTGTTGGCGGTCGGGGGATTTCGCTCCGGCGGGGTGTCCGATCAACCCGGGACGGCGCAGTGGGCCATCGTCCTGGCGTTCTCACTGGTCCCCGCACTCCTCGCGGGCGCTAGCCTGCTGCTGATCCGGACGCTGGGCCGGTCCTATCCCCGATGGACGGAGCGATCATGA
- a CDS encoding pyridoxal-dependent decarboxylase, with the protein MTPDPLSLEITDRGEHALARLVAMRAQDPPTTGGRVLSYVYDSGLAELDELATRAARLAHGVNGLDPTVFSSVARIHGGIVARVRDILRGRSTGEGGEGGDAQGGDIYGNVTSGGTESCILACLAAREVSGRQPGDGGTIVAPVTVHAAFRKAAHLLGLRFVGVEVDPGTGRVTAAELLAAVDEDTVLVVCSAPAYPNGVIDPVAEVAAGLEAGLDPRIGLHVDACLGGLVLPFWPVPDPAAPSTSGANPMPPWDLRVGRVTSISADLHKYGFAPKGTSVLLTRGRERHRAAWFATVDWPGYPVVNPTLAGSKPLEPAAAAWAVLEALGDDGQRELVARTARATDRLVAGLSGIEGLRVLDRDSGPLLAVVADESAGTGRRVHPHLWADACARRGIAVQAQPAYRQERGTLSSSSHLTITPVTERLVEEILRVAREAADEVRGQPAPAPPAGFADVLDALDSGALSPADLLALPEDEVHALVGDLRAADEAGAEGDGGGMAPLLAAIERLPADVGARLVRAYLAAVMEG; encoded by the coding sequence ATGACACCCGATCCCCTCTCCCTGGAGATCACCGACCGCGGGGAACACGCCCTGGCCCGCCTCGTCGCGATGCGGGCGCAGGACCCGCCGACCACCGGGGGCCGGGTCCTGTCGTACGTCTACGATTCCGGGCTCGCCGAACTCGACGAACTCGCGACCCGCGCCGCCCGGCTGGCTCACGGCGTGAACGGGCTCGATCCCACGGTGTTCTCCTCGGTCGCCCGGATCCACGGCGGCATAGTCGCCCGTGTGCGCGACATTCTCCGTGGGCGATCAACGGGCGAGGGTGGCGAGGGTGGCGACGCGCAAGGCGGGGACATCTACGGGAACGTCACGTCCGGTGGCACCGAGAGCTGCATACTCGCCTGCCTCGCCGCCCGCGAGGTCTCCGGTCGACAGCCGGGCGACGGTGGGACGATCGTCGCGCCGGTGACGGTGCACGCGGCGTTCCGCAAAGCCGCGCACCTGCTGGGCCTGAGGTTCGTCGGCGTCGAGGTCGATCCCGGGACGGGGCGGGTGACCGCCGCCGAGCTCCTCGCCGCGGTCGATGAGGACACGGTGCTGGTGGTGTGTTCGGCCCCCGCGTACCCGAACGGCGTGATCGACCCCGTGGCCGAGGTCGCCGCCGGACTGGAGGCCGGTCTCGATCCGCGGATCGGGCTGCACGTCGACGCCTGCCTCGGCGGCCTGGTGCTGCCGTTCTGGCCCGTGCCGGACCCCGCCGCGCCGAGTACTTCGGGGGCGAACCCGATGCCCCCGTGGGACCTGCGGGTCGGGCGGGTCACCAGCATCTCCGCGGACCTGCACAAATACGGCTTCGCCCCCAAGGGCACCTCGGTCCTGCTCACCCGGGGACGCGAGCGACACCGGGCGGCATGGTTCGCCACCGTCGACTGGCCGGGCTACCCGGTGGTCAACCCGACGCTCGCCGGGTCCAAGCCCCTCGAACCCGCGGCGGCGGCGTGGGCGGTGCTCGAGGCACTCGGCGACGACGGGCAACGGGAACTGGTCGCCCGGACCGCCCGCGCGACCGACCGGCTGGTCGCCGGACTGTCCGGGATCGAGGGGTTGCGGGTCCTCGACCGCGACTCCGGCCCACTGCTCGCGGTCGTCGCCGACGAGTCCGCAGGTACAGGCCGACGCGTCCACCCGCACCTCTGGGCGGATGCCTGCGCCCGGAGGGGCATCGCCGTCCAGGCGCAACCTGCCTACCGCCAGGAGCGGGGGACCTTGTCGTCGTCGTCTCATCTCACCATCACCCCGGTGACCGAACGGCTCGTCGAGGAGATCCTCCGCGTGGCGCGCGAGGCGGCCGATGAGGTCCGTGGACAGCCGGCGCCCGCTCCTCCCGCGGGGTTCGCCGACGTGCTCGACGCGCTGGACTCGGGCGCCCTCTCCCCTGCCGACCTGCTCGCCCTGCCGGAGGACGAGGTCCACGCGCTCGTGGGTGACCTTCGCGCCGCCGACGAGGCCGGGGCCGAGGGAGACGGTGGCGGAATGGCGCCGCTGCTCGCGGCGATAGAACGGCTGCCCGCTGACGTGGGCGCCCGCCTCGTCCGGGCCTACCTCGCAGCGGTGATGGAAGGCTGA
- a CDS encoding aldo/keto reductase has protein sequence MSTPDTQIPQLTLNDGRSIPQVGFGTFQVPPADTEKVVTDAIEAGYRHLDTAQMYGNEEGVGRAVAASGIPRDEFWITTKLNNTFHERTAAREATERSLEALGGRIDLYLVHWPLAMHDDVATVWETMEEIRADLAVDSIGVSNFTAANLERLAEAGLSTPTVDQIESNPYFVNDDLRAACVERGIAVEAWSPLAQGAVFGDPQLQALAEQVGRTVSQVVLRWTLQRGDIVFPKSSNPARMRENLEVFDFDLSDEQMASITALHNGTRSGPDPDTFDWRG, from the coding sequence ATGTCCACACCTGACACGCAGATCCCGCAGCTCACCCTGAACGACGGTCGATCGATCCCCCAGGTCGGTTTCGGTACGTTCCAGGTCCCGCCCGCCGACACCGAGAAGGTCGTCACCGACGCGATCGAGGCCGGGTACCGCCACCTCGACACCGCCCAGATGTACGGCAACGAGGAGGGTGTCGGCCGGGCGGTCGCGGCGTCCGGCATCCCGCGCGACGAGTTCTGGATCACCACCAAGCTTAACAACACCTTCCACGAGCGCACCGCCGCACGTGAGGCCACCGAGCGCTCGCTCGAGGCGCTGGGCGGGCGCATCGACCTCTACCTCGTGCACTGGCCGCTGGCGATGCACGACGACGTCGCGACCGTGTGGGAGACGATGGAGGAGATCCGCGCCGACCTGGCCGTCGACTCGATCGGCGTCTCCAACTTCACCGCCGCCAACCTCGAACGGTTGGCGGAGGCGGGCCTGAGCACACCGACGGTCGACCAGATCGAGTCCAACCCGTACTTCGTCAACGACGACCTGCGCGCGGCGTGCGTCGAGCGGGGCATCGCGGTCGAGGCGTGGAGCCCGCTCGCCCAGGGTGCGGTCTTCGGTGATCCCCAGCTGCAGGCGCTCGCCGAGCAGGTCGGGAGGACTGTCTCCCAGGTTGTCCTGCGTTGGACCCTCCAGCGCGGCGACATCGTCTTCCCCAAGTCCTCCAACCCGGCCCGCATGCGCGAGAACCTCGAGGTCTTCGACTTCGACCTGTCGGACGAGCAGATGGCCTCGATCACGGCCCTGCACAACGGCACCCGCTCGGGCCCGGACCCGGACACCTTCGACTGGCGCGGCTGA
- a CDS encoding cysteine desulfurase, translated as MTSTLDLTAVRSDFPILQRTVRDGKPLVYLDSGATSQRPLQVLDAERDFLLHSNAAVHRGAHQLAEEATDAYEGARADIARFVGAHVDELVFTKNATEALNLVAFALGDQRFGEYAVGPGDEIVISELEHHANLVPWQELCRRTGATLRWYGVTDDGRIDLDSLEITDAVKVIAVTHQSNVTGAVTDVARVVETARSVGALVVLDACQSVPHMAVDFHALGVDFAAFSGHKMLGPTGIGVLYGRRELLRAMPPVLTGGSMISTVTMEESTFAEPPQRFEAGVPMVSQAVGLAAAVRYLEAIGMETIARHEESLTVAALDALGQIPGIRIVGPTDMVSRGGAVSFVVDGIHAHDVSQVLDDDGVAVRVGHHCAWPLHRRLGVQSTVRASFALYNTLDEVEALARSLRRAQQFFGVEGALT; from the coding sequence ATGACCTCGACCCTCGATCTCACCGCCGTGCGCTCGGATTTCCCGATCCTGCAGCGGACGGTCCGTGACGGAAAGCCCCTGGTCTACCTCGACTCCGGGGCGACCTCGCAGCGCCCGCTGCAGGTATTGGACGCGGAGCGGGACTTCCTGCTGCACTCCAATGCGGCCGTCCACCGCGGCGCGCACCAGCTCGCCGAGGAGGCGACGGACGCCTATGAGGGCGCCCGCGCGGACATCGCGCGGTTCGTGGGTGCCCACGTCGACGAGCTGGTCTTCACCAAGAACGCCACCGAGGCGCTCAACCTCGTGGCCTTCGCCCTGGGCGACCAGCGCTTCGGCGAGTACGCGGTGGGCCCCGGGGACGAGATCGTCATCAGCGAGCTCGAGCACCACGCGAACCTGGTGCCGTGGCAGGAGCTGTGCCGACGGACCGGTGCCACGTTGCGCTGGTACGGGGTGACCGACGACGGTCGCATCGATCTGGACTCGCTCGAGATCACCGACGCGGTCAAGGTCATCGCCGTGACCCATCAGTCCAACGTCACCGGCGCGGTGACGGATGTCGCCCGCGTGGTGGAGACGGCCAGGTCCGTCGGCGCGCTCGTCGTGCTGGACGCCTGCCAGTCGGTGCCGCACATGGCAGTGGACTTCCACGCCCTCGGCGTCGACTTCGCGGCGTTCTCCGGCCACAAGATGCTCGGCCCCACGGGCATCGGCGTCCTCTACGGCCGGCGCGAGCTCCTCCGGGCCATGCCTCCCGTCCTCACCGGCGGGTCGATGATCTCCACGGTGACCATGGAGGAGTCGACCTTCGCCGAGCCGCCCCAGCGTTTCGAGGCCGGCGTGCCCATGGTGTCCCAGGCTGTCGGTCTCGCGGCCGCCGTGCGCTACCTCGAGGCGATCGGGATGGAGACCATCGCGCGCCACGAGGAGTCGCTGACCGTGGCCGCGCTCGACGCGCTCGGTCAGATCCCGGGCATCCGGATCGTCGGGCCGACGGACATGGTCTCCCGGGGCGGCGCCGTTTCCTTCGTCGTGGACGGTATCCACGCCCACGACGTGAGCCAGGTGCTCGACGATGACGGCGTGGCCGTCCGTGTGGGCCACCACTGCGCGTGGCCGCTGCACCGCCGCCTCGGCGTGCAGTCCACGGTGCGGGCCTCGTTCGCGCTGTACAACACCCTCGACGAGGTCGAGGCTCTCGCGAGGTCCCTGCGCCGGGCCCAGCAGTTCTTCGGAGTGGAAGGGGCGCTCACGTGA
- a CDS encoding universal stress protein, translated as MDTRPVVVGVDGGPDSLVALRWAAEYARAVNAPLIALTAYDLPTVYGPYAMAGWESSSELEAGAHAMLEGAVNDTLGSDSGVQLAVLRGHPAESLVAASRDARLLVVGSRGRGGFAAMLLGSVSQHVVPHSRCPVVVLPHSRDETE; from the coding sequence ATGGACACCAGACCAGTCGTCGTGGGAGTGGACGGGGGCCCTGACTCCCTGGTCGCCCTGCGGTGGGCGGCCGAGTACGCCCGCGCCGTGAACGCACCGTTGATAGCTCTCACCGCCTACGACCTACCGACCGTCTATGGTCCCTACGCGATGGCCGGGTGGGAGAGCTCCTCCGAGTTGGAGGCCGGGGCACACGCGATGCTCGAAGGTGCGGTGAACGACACCCTGGGTTCAGATTCCGGTGTCCAGCTGGCCGTTCTTCGAGGACATCCCGCGGAGTCGCTGGTCGCGGCGTCCAGGGATGCCCGGTTGCTGGTGGTGGGCAGTCGCGGCCGAGGTGGTTTCGCGGCGATGCTGCTCGGCTCGGTGAGCCAGCACGTCGTGCCCCATTCGCGCTGTCCGGTCGTCGTCCTGCCGCACTCCAGGGACGAGACCGAGTAG
- a CDS encoding thioesterase family protein — protein MSDAFYQQLDETRFEATTLTAGPWSAEAQHAGPPSALLVRAMERVDSGEDVRLARVSVDVLGPVPVAPLDIEIRTVRPGRSVELLEATASVDGRPTLVARGWRMRRTPADYPVVGDHAAPPVPVARERDPMMSFAHGGGYLSVVDFSYESGGGDELGPARAWGRSRVDLVSGERMTGWQHTVVVADSASGVSLATDPVSHPTINCDLVVSLHREPAPGWVRLDTETIGGPGHGVLTDTLLSDDHGPIGRSVQNLFGRSGG, from the coding sequence ATGTCCGACGCGTTCTACCAGCAGCTCGACGAGACCCGTTTCGAGGCCACGACGCTCACCGCGGGGCCGTGGTCCGCCGAGGCCCAGCACGCCGGCCCGCCGAGCGCGCTGCTGGTCCGGGCCATGGAGCGCGTCGACTCCGGGGAGGACGTGCGGTTGGCGCGGGTGTCCGTGGACGTGCTGGGACCCGTGCCCGTCGCGCCCCTGGACATCGAGATCCGCACGGTCCGCCCCGGCCGCAGCGTGGAGCTGCTCGAAGCCACCGCATCCGTGGACGGCCGGCCCACCCTGGTGGCGCGCGGCTGGCGGATGCGGCGTACTCCGGCGGACTACCCCGTGGTCGGCGATCACGCGGCGCCGCCGGTGCCCGTGGCGCGCGAGCGCGATCCCATGATGAGCTTCGCCCACGGAGGGGGTTACCTCTCGGTGGTCGACTTCTCCTACGAATCCGGCGGCGGGGACGAGCTGGGCCCGGCCCGGGCGTGGGGTCGGTCGCGGGTCGATCTGGTCTCCGGCGAGCGCATGACGGGCTGGCAGCACACCGTGGTGGTGGCCGACTCCGCGAGCGGCGTCTCCCTCGCCACCGATCCGGTGAGCCATCCCACGATCAACTGCGATCTCGTGGTCTCGCTGCACCGCGAGCCCGCGCCCGGCTGGGTGCGCCTGGACACCGAGACGATCGGCGGCCCCGGGCACGGGGTGCTCACCGACACGCTGCTCTCGGACGACCACGGGCCGATCGGCCGCAGCGTGCAGAACCTGTTCGGGCGCAGCGGCGGCTGA